In a single window of the Candidatus Rokuibacteriota bacterium genome:
- a CDS encoding SDR family oxidoreductase — MALAPHGIRVNAIGPGTVVTGLTRHLLGRKAWREAVFMRTPMQRVAQPREIAEVAVFLASAASSHMTGSTVYVDGGRLALNGLMPRPKPR, encoded by the coding sequence ATCGCCCTGGCCCCCCACGGGATCCGCGTCAACGCCATCGGCCCGGGCACGGTGGTCACCGGCCTCACCCGTCATCTCCTCGGAAGGAAGGCCTGGCGGGAGGCCGTCTTCATGCGGACCCCGATGCAGCGCGTGGCCCAGCCGCGGGAGATCGCCGAGGTGGCCGTGTTCCTCGCCTCGGCGGCCTCCTCCCACATGACGGGCAGCACGGTGTACGTGGACGGCGGCCGGCTCGCGCTCAACGGGCTGATGCCGCGCCCGAAGCCGCGGTAG
- a CDS encoding sulfite exporter TauE/SafE family protein has product MPSLEGWFLLGVGAIVASTIGGVAGFGAGVIMLPLIAWTIGIKATVPVLTVAMLLGNGARVWFSRDEVDGRVVAAFLLGAVPSGIGGALLYTRMEGEWISRILGGFLLVAVPLRRWLAGHGARVRLGHFPLIGGVFGGLSSLVGAVGPIMSPFFLNYGLRKGAYIATDALCSVGMYIARGFVFQKYDLMTGPTVAAGLYIGVVMIGGAWAGRRILERMSEHTFLRLIEALLVVFGLQFLLFPSR; this is encoded by the coding sequence GTGCCCTCCCTGGAGGGCTGGTTCCTCCTCGGCGTCGGAGCCATCGTGGCCTCGACGATCGGGGGCGTCGCCGGCTTCGGCGCCGGCGTCATCATGCTGCCCCTCATCGCCTGGACCATCGGCATCAAGGCCACGGTGCCGGTGCTCACGGTGGCCATGCTGCTCGGCAACGGCGCCCGCGTCTGGTTCAGCCGCGACGAGGTGGACGGGCGCGTCGTGGCCGCCTTCCTGCTGGGCGCGGTCCCGTCGGGGATCGGCGGGGCGCTGCTCTACACGCGGATGGAAGGCGAGTGGATCAGCCGCATCCTCGGCGGCTTCCTGCTCGTCGCCGTGCCGCTCCGCCGCTGGCTCGCGGGCCACGGCGCGCGCGTGAGGCTCGGCCACTTCCCGCTGATCGGCGGTGTCTTCGGCGGGCTCTCCTCGCTGGTGGGCGCCGTGGGGCCGATCATGAGCCCGTTCTTTCTCAACTACGGCCTCCGCAAGGGCGCCTACATCGCCACCGACGCCCTCTGCTCCGTCGGCATGTACATCGCCCGGGGCTTCGTCTTCCAGAAGTACGACCTCATGACCGGCCCCACCGTGGCGGCGGGACTCTACATCGGCGTCGTGATGATCGGCGGCGCCTGGGCGGGGCGCCGGATCCTCGAGCGGATGAGCGAGCACACGTTCCTGCGGCTGATCGAGGCATTGCTCGTCGTCTTCGGGCTGCAATTCCTGCTCTTCCCGTCCCGGTAG
- a CDS encoding DUF222 domain-containing protein, giving the protein MQSTADSKVRALTRVATPETEARLLAVGRAGTAAHVERIVRGWRLVDRKAEARESARRHASRALHVHQDEDGMVVVRGRLEPEVGALLLRALEAGRETLYQRARGAEVAPRPADPSVAPPTVAQQRADALALVAETALHHGLDPGAPGERYQVVVHVDAPVLADPEQAGQSVLADGSHVSAETSRRLACEASRVVMRHDQDGRLVEIGARTRTIPPALRRALEHRDRGCRFPGCGLPFGQGHHLRHWAEGGPTTLSNLALLCRRHHRAVHEEGYRVYRESDGALHFRRPDGRPLSEVPPPAAVPGEPVQALRATHKAQGLRLHARTACPGWLGERLDVGWAIGVLHPLATRAV; this is encoded by the coding sequence GTGCAGTCGACGGCCGACTCGAAGGTCCGGGCCCTGACCCGCGTGGCCACGCCGGAGACGGAAGCGCGGCTCCTGGCGGTGGGGCGGGCGGGGACGGCCGCTCACGTCGAGCGGATCGTGCGGGGCTGGCGGCTGGTGGACCGGAAGGCGGAAGCGCGGGAGAGCGCGCGGCGGCACGCGAGCCGGGCGCTTCACGTCCACCAGGACGAGGACGGCATGGTGGTGGTCCGGGGCAGGCTCGAGCCTGAGGTGGGGGCGCTGCTCCTGCGGGCGCTGGAAGCCGGCCGCGAGACGCTGTACCAGCGGGCTCGAGGCGCGGAGGTGGCCCCTCGCCCGGCTGACCCGTCTGTCGCGCCCCCGACCGTGGCCCAGCAGCGGGCAGATGCGCTGGCGCTGGTGGCGGAGACGGCGCTGCACCATGGGCTCGATCCCGGTGCCCCGGGAGAGCGGTACCAGGTGGTGGTGCATGTCGATGCCCCGGTGCTGGCGGACCCGGAGCAGGCTGGCCAGTCCGTCCTCGCGGACGGTTCACACGTTTCCGCGGAAACGTCGCGGCGGCTGGCGTGCGAGGCGAGCCGGGTGGTGATGCGGCACGACCAGGACGGGCGGCTTGTCGAGATCGGGGCGCGAACGCGGACAATTCCGCCGGCGTTACGGCGGGCGCTGGAGCACCGGGACCGGGGGTGCCGCTTCCCGGGCTGCGGGCTGCCGTTCGGCCAGGGGCATCACCTGCGCCACTGGGCGGAGGGGGGCCCGACGACGCTCTCGAACCTGGCGCTCCTCTGTCGCCGGCACCACCGGGCGGTGCACGAGGAGGGCTATCGGGTTTATCGAGAGTCCGACGGCGCGCTGCACTTCCGAAGGCCGGACGGCCGGCCCCTGTCCGAGGTCCCGCCGCCGGCCGCGGTGCCGGGCGAGCCGGTGCAGGCTCTCCGAGCGACGCACAAGGCGCAGGGGCTGAGGCTCCACGCGCGGACGGCATGTCCGGGCTGGCTGGGGGAGCGGCTGGATGTGGGCTGGGCGATCGGCGTCCTGCATCCCCTGGCTACGCGCGCCGTGTGA
- a CDS encoding helix-turn-helix domain containing protein codes for MAKAARQDAKARALAEQGVLNPTPDRVTDERFRTTEFFDPRDLVQVKYEMLRRARAGGATVTAATQAFGLSRPTYYQAQRALATAGLPALVPKRPGPKGAHKLTEEVMAFIEGVRQKDPAVTAAALSQRVRARFGLAVHPRSIERARARRKKNTGEPRERVESRPRVDRALRATPSARHRRSPPRLRSSRPRPPAAPGRGRVDDRGGLAP; via the coding sequence ATGGCGAAGGCGGCCCGGCAGGATGCGAAGGCCCGCGCGCTGGCGGAGCAGGGCGTGCTCAACCCTACCCCCGACCGCGTGACGGACGAGCGGTTCCGGACCACGGAGTTCTTCGATCCGCGCGACCTGGTGCAGGTGAAGTACGAGATGCTGCGCCGCGCGCGCGCCGGTGGCGCGACGGTGACGGCGGCGACGCAGGCCTTCGGCTTGTCGCGGCCGACGTACTACCAGGCCCAGCGGGCGCTGGCCACGGCGGGTCTGCCGGCGTTGGTCCCGAAGCGGCCAGGGCCCAAGGGCGCCCACAAGTTGACGGAGGAGGTGATGGCGTTCATCGAGGGGGTGCGCCAGAAGGATCCCGCCGTGACGGCCGCGGCGCTCAGCCAGCGCGTGCGGGCACGCTTCGGCTTGGCCGTCCATCCGCGGAGCATCGAGCGCGCCCGAGCGCGCCGGAAAAAAAACACCGGAGAACCCCGTGAACGCGTGGAGAGTCGACCCCGAGTGGACCGCGCGCTACGAGCGACTCCGAGCGCACGCCACCGGCGAAGTCCCCCTCGACTTCGTTCCTCTCGGCCTCGCCCTCCTGCGGCACCGGGGCGTGGCCGCGTGGATGACCGCGGAGGGCTCGCGCCATGA
- a CDS encoding recombinase family protein, whose translation MNPAISKVTADHLRRDAYLYVRQSSLHQLVENTESTQRQYALRHRAVALGWALEQVVVIDEDLGQSASGAMPRTGFQRLVAEVGIGRAGIVLGLEVSRLARSSTDWHRLLEICALTDTLILDEDGLYHPGHFNDRLLLGLKGTMSEAELHVLHARLQGGILNKARRGELRLALPAGLVHDAAGRVVRDPDARVRASVELFFETFRRVGSASAVVTYFRIHSLHFPRRVRTGSRRGELVFQPLVHSRAIRILHSPRYAGAFAYGRSRLRRKPEGGVRIQTLPRREWQVLIPDVHEGYITWAEYEANVQRLHESARAYGQDRCWSPPREGPALLQGLAVCGTCGERMTTQYHVRDDSTRVPRYVCQLPRLQRGEPLCQSVAGRDLDQTIGELLIETMTPLSLDLALSVGDELRARAAEVDRLRRHEIEHARYEAELAERRYRRVDPDHRLVADTLEADWNEKLRALADAHAQYARQTAADQKELDDARRQEILRLATDVPRLWRDPRTPAREKKRIAQLLIEDVTLIRDHHITAHVRFKGGATRTLTLPLPRSAADLRRTDAEIVERVDQLLNHHTEAEVLELLNAEGRRTGTGLPFTRARLHDLCMRHHLKSRYDRLRDRGFWTLGEMAKHLGVVPTTIQRWYAAGLLKAHACGSHRRSQRLYEPPGLNPPRPQQGKKLLHTPTQQ comes from the coding sequence ATGAATCCGGCCATCTCGAAGGTCACCGCCGACCATCTCCGACGGGATGCGTACCTCTACGTGCGCCAGTCCTCGCTGCACCAGTTGGTGGAGAACACCGAGAGCACGCAGCGGCAGTATGCGCTGCGCCACCGCGCGGTGGCGCTGGGCTGGGCGCTGGAGCAGGTTGTGGTGATCGACGAGGATCTGGGGCAGTCGGCTTCCGGAGCCATGCCCCGCACGGGCTTCCAACGTCTGGTCGCTGAGGTCGGGATCGGACGGGCGGGCATCGTGCTCGGCCTCGAGGTCTCCCGACTGGCCCGGAGCTCGACCGACTGGCACCGCTTGCTCGAGATCTGCGCCCTCACCGACACGCTCATCCTCGACGAGGACGGTTTGTACCATCCGGGGCACTTCAACGACCGGTTGCTCTTGGGGCTCAAGGGCACGATGAGCGAAGCGGAGCTCCATGTCCTCCACGCCCGGCTCCAGGGCGGCATCCTCAACAAGGCCCGCCGTGGGGAGCTGCGGCTGGCGTTGCCGGCAGGCTTGGTTCACGATGCCGCCGGCCGCGTCGTCCGCGACCCGGATGCGCGGGTGCGTGCGAGCGTGGAGCTGTTTTTCGAAACGTTTCGCCGGGTCGGGTCGGCCTCCGCGGTGGTCACGTACTTCCGGATCCACTCGCTGCACTTCCCGCGGCGGGTGCGCACGGGCAGCCGGCGGGGCGAGCTGGTCTTCCAGCCGCTCGTCCATTCCCGGGCGATTCGCATTCTCCACAGTCCGCGCTATGCCGGCGCCTTCGCCTACGGGCGCAGCCGGCTGCGCCGCAAGCCGGAGGGTGGGGTCCGGATCCAAACGCTGCCCCGCCGGGAGTGGCAGGTCCTGATCCCCGACGTCCACGAGGGCTACATCACATGGGCGGAGTACGAGGCCAATGTGCAGCGGCTCCACGAGAGCGCGCGGGCGTACGGCCAGGATCGGTGCTGGAGCCCGCCCCGCGAAGGACCGGCGCTCCTGCAGGGGCTTGCCGTGTGCGGGACCTGTGGCGAACGCATGACCACGCAGTATCACGTCCGCGACGACAGCACGCGAGTCCCGAGATACGTTTGCCAGCTCCCTCGGCTGCAGCGCGGCGAGCCGCTGTGCCAGAGCGTGGCGGGCCGGGACCTGGATCAGACGATCGGCGAGCTGCTCATCGAGACGATGACGCCGCTCAGCCTCGATCTGGCCTTGTCGGTCGGGGACGAGCTCCGCGCCCGGGCCGCGGAGGTGGACCGCCTGCGCCGCCACGAGATCGAGCACGCCCGATACGAGGCGGAACTCGCGGAGCGACGGTACCGGCGGGTCGATCCCGATCATCGCCTGGTCGCCGATACCCTTGAAGCTGACTGGAACGAAAAACTCCGGGCTCTCGCCGACGCCCACGCGCAGTACGCGCGACAGACGGCGGCGGACCAGAAGGAACTCGACGACGCACGGCGCCAGGAGATTCTCCGCCTCGCCACCGACGTGCCACGCCTGTGGCGCGATCCCCGGACGCCCGCCCGCGAGAAGAAGCGGATCGCCCAGCTCCTCATCGAGGACGTCACGTTGATCCGAGACCACCACATCACTGCTCACGTCCGGTTCAAAGGCGGCGCTACCCGGACGCTGACGCTGCCCCTCCCACGCTCCGCCGCCGATCTTCGGCGAACCGATGCGGAGATCGTCGAACGCGTCGATCAGCTCCTGAACCACCACACCGAAGCTGAGGTCCTCGAATTGCTCAACGCCGAGGGCCGCCGCACCGGGACGGGACTGCCCTTCACCCGAGCGCGCCTTCACGATCTCTGCATGCGCCACCACCTCAAGAGCCGCTACGATCGGCTTCGGGACCGGGGGTTCTGGACCTTGGGGGAGATGGCCAAGCACCTTGGCGTGGTGCCTACAACCATCCAACGGTGGTACGCCGCTGGTCTGCTCAAGGCCCACGCGTGCGGATCGCACCGCCGATCTCAGCGGCTCTATGAACCGCCGGGCCTGAATCCACCCAGGCCTCAGCAGGGCAAGAAGCTACTTCACACTCCAACCCAGCAATGA
- a CDS encoding DUF222 domain-containing protein, with protein MQSHAQALHATPQRVAALDRLGEEIAELSAHLEAATARLLDLIREFDARGGWNTGFRSCAAWLSWRVGLDLGAARERVRVARALGTLPLLGQALARGELSYAKAWAPYCTSLLGWSVK; from the coding sequence ATGCAGAGCCACGCGCAAGCGCTCCACGCCACCCCGCAGCGTGTTGCGGCGCTGGACCGGCTGGGGGAAGAGATCGCCGAGCTGTCGGCGCATCTGGAGGCGGCCACCGCCCGCCTCCTCGACCTGATCCGCGAGTTTGACGCACGCGGCGGCTGGAACACCGGGTTCCGCTCGTGCGCCGCCTGGCTGAGCTGGCGGGTGGGGCTCGATCTCGGAGCGGCCCGCGAGCGGGTGCGAGTGGCGCGCGCGCTGGGGACGCTACCGCTTCTGGGCCAGGCCCTCGCCCGCGGGGAGCTCTCGTACGCGAAGGCGTGGGCTCCATACTGCACCTCATTGCTGGGTTGGAGTGTGAAGTAG
- a CDS encoding thioesterase, whose protein sequence is MTTPPSAGQVGEIEITVTADRTADAMGNRGVHVLATPYVVGLLEEAAIAAIKASTPPGGGSVGTTIEMKHLAATPVGMKVRARATVLETDGKRVVFAVEAFDDKEKIAEGRHERFIVGDMARFLERAMKKGSAR, encoded by the coding sequence ATGACGACACCACCCAGCGCCGGACAGGTCGGAGAGATCGAGATCACGGTCACGGCGGACCGGACCGCGGATGCCATGGGCAACCGCGGCGTCCACGTCCTGGCCACCCCCTACGTCGTCGGCCTGCTGGAGGAGGCCGCGATTGCCGCCATCAAGGCGAGCACGCCGCCCGGTGGGGGGAGCGTCGGCACCACGATCGAGATGAAGCACCTGGCCGCCACGCCGGTGGGCATGAAGGTGCGCGCCAGGGCCACCGTGCTGGAGACGGACGGCAAGCGCGTCGTGTTCGCGGTCGAGGCCTTCGACGACAAGGAGAAGATCGCCGAGGGGCGGCACGAGCGCTTCATCGTGGGCGACATGGCGCGCTTCCTGGAGCGGGCGATGAAGAAAGGGAGTGCGAGATGA
- a CDS encoding MaoC family dehydratase N-terminal domain-containing protein, which translates to MPIQIDPSVKGKEYPPFVVTVERGKIKEFARAIGDLSPFYLDDAVGRASQWGDIIAPPTFPVTFRDESHDTAALLKELGTDISRVLHGEQEFEHFKPIRPGDTFLCRTRVLDIYEKSGKSGPMAFVVRETTITDGDNDIVATIRHITVIRL; encoded by the coding sequence ATGCCCATCCAGATCGACCCGAGCGTCAAGGGCAAGGAGTACCCGCCCTTCGTGGTCACCGTGGAGCGCGGCAAGATCAAGGAGTTCGCCCGTGCCATCGGGGACCTCTCCCCCTTCTACCTGGATGACGCCGTGGGGCGGGCCTCGCAGTGGGGCGACATCATCGCGCCGCCCACCTTCCCGGTGACCTTCCGCGACGAGTCGCACGACACCGCCGCGCTCCTGAAGGAGCTGGGCACCGACATCTCGCGCGTGCTGCACGGGGAGCAGGAGTTCGAGCACTTCAAGCCGATCCGCCCGGGCGACACCTTCCTCTGCCGGACGAGGGTCCTGGACATCTACGAGAAGAGCGGCAAGTCCGGCCCCATGGCCTTCGTCGTGCGCGAGACGACCATCACCGACGGGGACAACGACATCGTGGCCACGATCCGGCATATCACGGTGATCCGGCTCTGA
- a CDS encoding MaoC family dehydratase N-terminal domain-containing protein translates to MKYAKVYFEDVEVGAEMPPLVKGPIQQIQLTRYAGASGDFNPIHQDPAFARAAGMGNVFAHGMLSMGFVAQSVTDWLGVGAVQKIGVRFAGLVRLGDLITCRGKIVAKRPAKEAGRGQGVVDLELRAENQRGEKVITGKATVALLCREES, encoded by the coding sequence ATGAAATACGCCAAGGTCTACTTCGAGGACGTGGAGGTCGGCGCCGAGATGCCGCCGCTCGTCAAGGGACCGATCCAGCAGATCCAGCTCACCCGCTACGCCGGGGCCTCCGGAGACTTCAACCCGATCCACCAGGATCCCGCCTTCGCGCGGGCGGCCGGCATGGGCAATGTCTTCGCCCACGGCATGCTCTCCATGGGGTTCGTGGCCCAGTCGGTGACGGACTGGCTGGGCGTTGGCGCGGTGCAGAAGATCGGCGTGCGCTTCGCGGGGCTCGTGCGTCTGGGGGACCTGATCACGTGCCGCGGCAAGATCGTCGCCAAGCGCCCCGCCAAGGAGGCCGGCCGCGGCCAGGGCGTGGTGGATCTGGAGCTCCGGGCCGAGAACCAGCGGGGCGAGAAGGTGATCACCGGCAAGGCGACCGTCGCCCTCCTCTGCCGCGAGGAGTCCTAG
- a CDS encoding NUDIX hydrolase: MAVHRQLTPEAIRFCPLCGGPLLRQPVPPDGKPEMVCSRCHFVFYLNHKVVAGTIPAEDGRILLTRRAISPAHGKWTFPGGYVEWGEPVEAAALRETHEETGLSVTLGGLVGVYSYPGTPIVVVVYGAAVTGGSLTCCHENDRLEWVTPQEIPWEELAFPSTQAALRDFLSGRDVATWPRRAGD, encoded by the coding sequence ATGGCCGTGCATCGCCAGCTCACCCCGGAGGCGATCCGCTTCTGCCCCCTGTGCGGCGGACCGCTGCTGCGCCAGCCCGTGCCACCCGACGGGAAGCCCGAGATGGTCTGCTCCCGGTGCCACTTCGTCTTCTACCTGAACCACAAGGTGGTGGCGGGGACCATTCCCGCCGAGGATGGCCGCATCCTCCTCACGCGCCGGGCCATCAGCCCGGCCCATGGCAAGTGGACCTTCCCCGGCGGCTACGTGGAGTGGGGGGAGCCCGTGGAGGCGGCCGCCCTGCGCGAGACCCACGAGGAGACGGGGCTCAGCGTGACGCTCGGGGGGCTCGTCGGCGTCTACTCCTATCCCGGCACGCCCATCGTGGTCGTCGTCTACGGGGCCGCAGTCACGGGCGGAAGCCTGACGTGCTGCCACGAGAACGACAGGCTCGAGTGGGTGACGCCGCAGGAGATCCCCTGGGAGGAGCTGGCTTTCCCGTCCACCCAGGCCGCGCTCCGCGATTTCCTGTCAGGGCGCGACGTGGCGACCTGGCCCCGCCGCGCGGGAGACTGA
- a CDS encoding Zn-dependent hydrolase gives MRINRGRLEESMEALGRVGETPGGGLTRLALSDEDRRGRDLLVGWLEGAGLRVSVDRMGNIFGLRPGAEALPPVFMGSHADSVPTGGKYDGQLGVLCALEAIRALNDHGMQTRHPVGMIIFTNEEGARFQPAMVGSGVMAGKISLEDAYNACDRDGKRLGEELERIGYLGPEPCIPRPIRAYLELHIEQGPILEEEGVPVGVVEGIVAISWSRLTLHGVQDHAGPTPMRMRRDALVAAAEIVQGVREIPRRIQGNIVATVGRLDVMPNIANAIPGRVALSIDLRDPDEHNVTRALGMLDRLVKQAARREHVTYQLEHYWRVPRTVFDAEVVGAVERAATSLGCSHRRILSGAGHDAQYMAAIAPTGMIFVPSRAGRSHCEEEFTPMDEVEPGANTLLLAAAELAGAG, from the coding sequence ATGCGGATCAACCGGGGGCGACTCGAAGAGAGCATGGAGGCGCTCGGCCGCGTCGGCGAGACGCCCGGGGGCGGGCTCACGCGCCTCGCGCTCTCCGACGAGGACCGGCGCGGGCGCGATCTCCTGGTGGGCTGGCTCGAGGGTGCGGGGCTCCGGGTGAGCGTCGATCGGATGGGCAACATCTTCGGCCTGCGCCCGGGCGCCGAGGCGCTCCCACCGGTGTTCATGGGCTCGCATGCCGACTCCGTCCCCACCGGGGGGAAGTACGACGGTCAGCTGGGCGTGCTCTGCGCCCTCGAGGCGATCCGCGCGCTCAACGACCACGGCATGCAGACCCGGCATCCGGTGGGCATGATCATCTTCACCAACGAGGAAGGCGCCCGCTTCCAGCCTGCCATGGTCGGTTCCGGGGTCATGGCCGGCAAGATCTCGCTGGAGGACGCCTACAACGCGTGCGACCGCGACGGCAAGCGGCTCGGGGAGGAGCTCGAGCGGATCGGCTATCTGGGGCCCGAGCCCTGCATCCCCCGCCCCATTCGCGCCTATCTCGAGCTGCACATCGAGCAGGGCCCCATCCTCGAGGAAGAGGGGGTGCCGGTGGGCGTCGTGGAGGGCATCGTGGCCATCTCCTGGTCCCGCCTCACGCTCCACGGCGTGCAGGACCACGCCGGCCCCACGCCCATGCGGATGCGGCGCGACGCCCTGGTCGCCGCTGCGGAGATCGTCCAGGGGGTGCGCGAGATCCCGCGACGCATCCAGGGGAACATCGTGGCCACGGTCGGGCGCCTCGACGTCATGCCCAATATCGCCAACGCCATCCCCGGACGGGTGGCCCTGTCCATCGACCTGCGTGATCCCGACGAGCACAACGTCACCCGCGCCCTGGGCATGCTGGATCGGCTCGTCAAGCAGGCGGCGCGGCGGGAGCACGTCACCTACCAGCTCGAGCACTACTGGCGCGTCCCGCGCACCGTGTTCGACGCGGAGGTGGTGGGCGCCGTGGAGCGGGCCGCCACGAGCCTCGGCTGCAGCCACCGACGCATCCTCTCCGGCGCCGGCCACGACGCCCAGTACATGGCGGCCATCGCCCCCACCGGGATGATCTTCGTGCCCTCGCGCGCCGGACGGAGCCACTGCGAGGAGGAGTTCACGCCGATGGACGAGGTGGAGCCCGGGGCCAACACGCTCCTGCTCGCCGCCGCCGAGCTGGCCGGCGCCGGCTGA
- a CDS encoding NIPSNAP family protein, translated as MIYEYRAYYVVPGRMPDIQRRFAEVTMGLFKRHGITVVGFWETVIGESNELVYICAYDDLAHRQRAWSAFMRDPEWQAAKKASEAAGPLVERVVNKIWRPTAFSPLQ; from the coding sequence ATGATCTACGAATACCGCGCCTACTACGTCGTCCCGGGCCGGATGCCCGACATCCAGCGCCGCTTCGCGGAGGTGACCATGGGCCTCTTCAAGAGGCACGGGATCACGGTGGTCGGTTTCTGGGAGACCGTGATCGGCGAGTCGAACGAGCTGGTCTACATCTGCGCGTACGACGACCTCGCCCACCGCCAGCGCGCGTGGAGCGCGTTCATGCGGGATCCGGAGTGGCAGGCCGCGAAGAAGGCGAGCGAGGCCGCCGGGCCGCTCGTGGAGCGGGTCGTGAACAAGATCTGGCGCCCCACCGCCTTCTCTCCGCTGCAGTAG
- a CDS encoding thiamine pyrophosphate-requiring protein produces the protein MTRPPQPDAHPAPPTRRPRVKAAAAVAEILKREGVSFLIGYPVNPIIEAAAEADIRTIIVRQERTGLHMADAVSRVTSGRRIGVFAMQHGPGVENSFGGVAQAYGDSVPIVVLPGGHPRRLTNIPPNFNAFLNFQHVTKWCEQVVVAEAVPDALRRAFTQVRNGRPRPVLVEFPIDLLREEVAEPVDYRPAPRLRTAPDPRDVAEAARVLVAAQRPVLYAGQGVHYAEAWAALRELAELLEAPVTTSLEGKSAFPESHALSLGSGGRSLPEPVHVFLQQADLIFGVGCSFSTTNYGVTMPPGKVIVHATLDPADLNKDLRADHALIGDARLVLEALVAEVRERLGGAPRGRGAAVAAEIKAVKTRWLDRWMPRLTASATPLSPYRVIWDLLHTVDVERTIITHDAGSPRDQISPFWEATAPLGYIGWGKTTQLGYGLGLAMGAKLARPEALCVNVWGDAAIGFTGMDFETAVRERIPILSVLLNNFSMAIELKVMKTATEKYRSTDISGNYADMARAFGGHGERVTEPGEIVPALRRAIRRTQEGTPALVEFITEKAVDFSIFP, from the coding sequence CTGACGCGACCCCCACAGCCCGATGCCCACCCTGCCCCCCCAACGAGGAGGCCACGCGTGAAGGCCGCCGCAGCCGTCGCCGAGATCCTCAAGCGTGAGGGCGTCAGCTTCCTGATCGGCTATCCCGTCAACCCGATCATCGAAGCCGCCGCCGAGGCTGACATCCGCACGATCATCGTGCGCCAGGAGCGGACGGGGCTGCACATGGCCGATGCCGTGAGCCGCGTGACCTCGGGCCGGCGCATCGGCGTCTTCGCCATGCAGCACGGCCCGGGCGTGGAGAACTCGTTCGGTGGCGTCGCCCAGGCCTATGGCGACTCGGTGCCCATCGTGGTGCTGCCGGGGGGCCACCCGCGCCGGCTCACCAACATCCCGCCGAACTTCAACGCGTTCCTCAACTTCCAGCACGTCACCAAGTGGTGCGAGCAGGTGGTGGTGGCCGAGGCCGTCCCGGACGCCCTGCGTCGGGCCTTCACCCAGGTGAGGAACGGCCGGCCCCGCCCGGTGCTGGTGGAGTTCCCCATCGACCTCCTCCGCGAGGAGGTGGCCGAGCCCGTGGACTACCGGCCGGCGCCGCGCCTGCGGACGGCGCCCGATCCGCGTGATGTCGCCGAGGCGGCGCGAGTGCTCGTGGCGGCGCAGCGGCCGGTCCTCTACGCGGGCCAGGGGGTGCACTACGCCGAGGCCTGGGCGGCGCTGCGCGAGCTGGCCGAGCTGCTCGAGGCGCCGGTGACGACGAGCCTCGAGGGCAAGAGCGCCTTCCCCGAGAGCCACGCGCTGTCGCTGGGCTCGGGCGGGCGCTCGCTCCCCGAGCCCGTGCACGTCTTCCTGCAGCAGGCCGACCTGATCTTCGGCGTGGGCTGTTCCTTCTCCACGACCAACTACGGCGTGACGATGCCCCCGGGCAAGGTCATCGTCCACGCAACGCTGGACCCCGCCGACCTCAACAAGGACCTGCGCGCCGACCACGCGCTCATCGGGGACGCGCGACTCGTCCTCGAAGCCCTGGTGGCCGAGGTGCGCGAGCGGCTCGGCGGCGCGCCGCGCGGTCGCGGCGCCGCCGTGGCGGCGGAGATCAAGGCGGTCAAGACCCGGTGGCTCGACCGATGGATGCCGCGGCTCACCGCGAGCGCCACGCCGCTCTCCCCCTACCGCGTCATCTGGGACCTGCTCCACACGGTGGATGTGGAGCGCACCATCATCACCCACGACGCGGGGAGCCCCCGCGACCAGATCTCGCCCTTCTGGGAGGCGACGGCGCCCCTCGGCTACATCGGCTGGGGCAAGACCACGCAGCTCGGCTACGGGCTCGGGCTGGCCATGGGCGCCAAGCTCGCCCGGCCGGAGGCGCTCTGCGTCAACGTCTGGGGGGACGCCGCCATCGGCTTCACCGGCATGGACTTCGAGACGGCGGTGCGGGAGCGCATTCCCATCCTCTCCGTGCTCCTCAACAACTTCTCCATGGCCATCGAGCTCAAGGTGATGAAGACGGCCACGGAGAAGTACCGGAGCACCGACATCAGCGGCAACTACGCCGACATGGCGCGCGCCTTCGGCGGCCACGGCGAGCGCGTCACCGAGCCGGGCGAGATCGTCCCCGCCCTCAGGCGCGCGATCCGCCGGACGCAGGAGGGCACCCCCGCGCTGGTGGAGTTCATCACGGAAAAGGCGGTGGACTTCTCCATCTTCCCCTGA